One region of Candidatus Poribacteria bacterium genomic DNA includes:
- a CDS encoding redoxin domain-containing protein — translation AYLTALLGLAERSADVHQNSLFDKMLQYPRTEAYLTALLGLAERSADVHQEWHYYQRVIDECTISDGPSSWYWGAHEKMLRLAEEDRSLANDDYLDGLIDRCLKAHLAYRKETQQWFGRAYTEAVKYRLKFNNLLNKAYETLDRAETRLGEEEEQTWLVEHNKGSVEEAYKKISCLRAEIYFQQERWREAYDGLLTNAPDFLESLSERFNEDITNYFYMLGRSAEGIGDWETARRYYADAHFAPTPHAQARTGLKRIYNQTERRPTDTFEAFLKDTETEYRIREDTDREKIRQRLITNKLNKKAPDFRLQTLQGETYTLSAMSGKIVLLEIGNSRTREHNRKISEVKLVYERFSKNDDVVVWGINNGITTHQVRKFIDGHHLPWPILLDPHGEVGKTYQIIGIPCFILIDREGNWQYSGGLDLINGQPLIWMIEALLSD, via the coding sequence AGCTTATCTGACAGCATTGTTAGGATTAGCTGAACGGAGCGCAGATGTCCACCAAAACAGTTTGTTTGATAAGATGTTGCAATACCCCAGAACCGAAGCTTATCTGACAGCATTGTTAGGATTAGCTGAACGGAGCGCAGATGTCCACCAAGAATGGCACTATTACCAGCGTGTCATTGATGAGTGTACCATCTCAGATGGTCCATCATCTTGGTATTGGGGGGCACACGAAAAGATGCTACGGTTAGCCGAAGAGGACCGCTCTCTGGCAAATGATGACTACCTTGATGGACTTATTGATCGATGTTTGAAAGCACATCTTGCCTATCGTAAGGAGACACAGCAGTGGTTTGGTCGGGCTTATACGGAAGCGGTTAAATATCGGCTGAAGTTTAACAACCTATTAAACAAAGCTTATGAAACTTTAGATCGTGCTGAAACCAGATTAGGGGAGGAAGAGGAACAGACGTGGCTTGTCGAACACAACAAAGGATCTGTAGAAGAAGCGTACAAGAAGATATCATGTTTGCGCGCTGAAATCTATTTTCAGCAGGAACGATGGCGAGAAGCATACGACGGACTTCTCACAAACGCACCCGATTTTTTGGAATCACTATCGGAAAGGTTCAACGAGGACATCACAAATTACTTCTATATGTTGGGACGCTCAGCAGAAGGCATAGGAGATTGGGAAACCGCCAGACGCTACTATGCCGATGCACACTTTGCGCCTACACCTCACGCCCAAGCCCGAACAGGTTTGAAACGCATCTATAACCAAACCGAACGAAGGCCTACCGATACATTTGAGGCTTTCCTCAAAGACACCGAAACGGAATACCGGATTCGGGAAGATACCGATCGCGAAAAAATCCGGCAGAGACTTATCACGAACAAATTGAACAAAAAAGCACCGGATTTTCGTCTACAAACTTTGCAAGGTGAGACCTATACGCTGTCGGCGATGTCTGGCAAAATTGTTTTGCTTGAGATTGGGAATTCGAGAACGAGAGAGCACAATAGGAAGATTTCAGAAGTCAAACTCGTCTACGAGCGATTCAGTAAAAACGATGATGTCGTCGTCTGGGGTATTAATAATGGTATAACCACTCACCAAGTGCGAAAGTTTATAGATGGACATCATCTACCCTGGCCAATCTTGCTTGATCCCCATGGAGAAGTGGGAAAGACTTATCAGATTATAGGGATCCCATGTTTTATCTTGATTGATAGAGAGGGCAATTGGCAATACAGTGGAGGTCTGGATCTCATAAACGGTCAGCCCCTAATTTGGATGATTGAAGCACTCCTCTCAGATTAG